A genomic window from Candidatus Andeanibacterium colombiense includes:
- the queF gene encoding preQ(1) synthase, producing MTEPSKPLHLGRSSTLPASPEAAVLDYVPNPRTGALYLVRFAAPEFTSLCPVTGQPDFAHLVIDYAPGETIVESKSLKLFLGAFRNHCGFHEDVTVGIGQRLVEEMQPRWLRIGGYWYPRGGIPIDVFWQTGGPPGGLWVPDQGVAGYRGRG from the coding sequence ATGACCGAACCCAGCAAACCCCTCCATCTCGGCCGGTCGAGCACGCTGCCGGCCTCGCCCGAAGCGGCCGTGCTCGACTATGTCCCGAACCCCCGCACCGGCGCGCTCTACCTCGTCCGCTTCGCCGCGCCCGAATTCACCTCGCTTTGCCCGGTGACCGGCCAGCCCGACTTTGCGCATCTGGTGATCGACTATGCGCCGGGCGAAACCATCGTCGAATCCAAGAGCCTCAAGCTATTCCTTGGCGCGTTCCGCAACCACTGTGGCTTCCACGAGGATGTGACCGTCGGCATCGGCCAGCGCCTCGTCGAAGAGATGCAGCCCAGATGGCTCCGCATCGGCGGCTACTGGTACCCGCGCGGCGGGATTCCGATCGACGTGTTCTGGCAGACCGGCGGGCCGCCCGGGGGGCTGTGGGTGCCGGACCAGGGCGTGGCGGGGTATCGCGGGCGGGGCTAG
- the sseA gene encoding 3-mercaptopyruvate sulfurtransferase, giving the protein MDSLVSTEWLADEMGSSDLRIVDASNHLPTAKRDARAEYEAGHIPGAVYMDLAGLVDTESEVPSALPTPEMFASRMQKLGLGDGSRIVLYDDSEVKTAGRAWYMFTMFGAQNVAILDGGLAKWKREARPLEVGNQELRCRHYTAWRECDMVRSKAQMIANLKSGAEQVVDAREAGRFTGEVPDFRPGVPSGHIPGSFNLPYTELYNQDGTFKDKAGLRRAFEQAGIDIDRPIVTTCGGGVTAAVLSFALHLLGKDCGVALYDGSWSEWAVDPDTPKETGRALQSA; this is encoded by the coding sequence ATGGATTCGCTGGTATCGACTGAGTGGCTAGCCGACGAGATGGGGTCCAGCGACCTCCGGATCGTCGACGCCTCCAACCACCTGCCGACCGCGAAGCGCGACGCCCGCGCCGAGTATGAAGCAGGCCATATCCCGGGTGCGGTCTACATGGATCTCGCCGGGCTGGTCGATACCGAGAGCGAGGTACCCTCCGCCCTCCCGACCCCCGAGATGTTCGCCAGCCGGATGCAGAAGCTCGGCCTCGGCGACGGCAGCCGGATCGTGCTTTACGACGACAGCGAGGTGAAGACCGCCGGCCGCGCGTGGTATATGTTCACGATGTTCGGGGCGCAGAACGTCGCGATCCTCGACGGCGGGCTGGCCAAGTGGAAGCGCGAGGCGCGCCCGCTCGAAGTCGGCAACCAGGAATTGCGCTGCCGCCACTACACCGCCTGGCGCGAGTGCGACATGGTCCGCAGCAAGGCCCAGATGATCGCCAACCTGAAGAGCGGGGCCGAGCAGGTGGTCGATGCGCGCGAGGCCGGCCGCTTCACCGGCGAAGTTCCCGATTTCCGGCCCGGCGTCCCGAGCGGCCATATCCCGGGCTCGTTCAACCTCCCCTATACCGAGCTCTACAACCAGGACGGCACCTTCAAGGACAAAGCGGGCCTCAGGCGCGCGTTCGAGCAGGCCGGAATCGATATCGACCGGCCGATCGTCACCACCTGCGGCGGCGGGGTGACCGCCGCGGTGCTGAGCTTCGCGCTGCATCTGCTGGGCAAGGATTGCGGCGTCGCCTTGTATGACGGCAGCTGGAGCGAATGGGCGGTCGATCCCGACACGCCGAAGGAAACCGGACGCGCGCTGCAGAGCGCGTAA